The window TACCTCACACTTTAATGAACATTTCCTGGTAGTGATCATTTTCTGCTTTAATTTTGCTAGAAATCACTACAAACCATACACCATTATAGATGCAGAATTTCCTAACAATTAATATGAAGTAAGTTTCTAGTAAGTTGCTATCAGCAATTGATatttttcaattaaaatgcGGATTCAACTGACCTTGACAAACATCAAAAGATAGCCTAGTTATTTGCTTATTGCATTCTAAACTCATTAATATTGTCATACTATCGctacataaataaaacaactctaGCAATAATCGATGGCACTGAAAAGAGCCATTTAAATGTGTAAACTAGCTAGATGACTATCGTAAAGATATATAACATGATGAAACTAACTCTATTACATCTACCATAAAGTGAGACTGAAAGGCTTTTGCTATATTTGTTgctaactgtatatatatatatatatatatatatatatatatatatatatatatatatatatatatatatatatatatatatatatatatatatatatatatattatatatattatatatatcatgttgtttcattattgttgtatggcataagctgcaacacatttttatttgaagtgAAATTGTCGCCAGTAaagtgatatatatacatatatatataaatatatatatatacatatgaaatatgtagtatatgtagtacacatatttttttttcttttatttttgctaaaataaGAAAAATTTCTGCATCTATAATAATGTGCAATATTTGGTTATTAAATAGACTAACATGGATACAGTATAAGGGTGGCAAGATGAACAAAAGTGTTAATAACTGGGTAGTCTCGTAAATAAAAGATAGGAAATAACTCAACACACTTGGTGAGCAGCTCACGTTTCTAGAGATTGTTGGTTTCGCATTCTCACCTGCAAGTCTAgccttgttagattttttacaATGGCAAGCAATAGCAGGGCTTTTACGCTTTTTCATGATTTGCTGAGGACACAGGAACTCTATGTTGCACTTCTGTGTATCTTGCATCATTTTGCGGTTTGTATGTGAATCAGACGATACAAATTGACTCAATGTATCTGGTCTTGTAAGCTAGGGAAAATATCATACCGGCATTTTACACAACTTTACGACAGTCGCCTAAGCTCTGTGATTACAGATAGCTCTATCGCATCTATGTAATGTCTGAATTTTTATAGAGCATGGGCTTTGACAGTATAAGGTGCTGGTAACACATAGAAAGTATTTAGTTGGACCGATGATATGAGCAATCGTTAAAGTTGACATCTGTGAATACCCATAGACTTAGATAGAGTCTATACAAACAGCTTCAATGATAAGCTATTGACATGGTGGTTGTTCCCTTGGTTAGAGACTTTGAACAAATCCTATAGCAATATTTACAGCATTCATTGAACACACTTGTTATTCAGTAAGCAGCCAATCAATGTAGTCTTCTCCTGTCTAGTAGCCAACCGTATTTACTCGGATCAGTCGTTTTACTTATTGCAGATGGTGGAATCTTGTCACCTCCCGCTGCAAAACCAGTGCATTTAACAATGGTCACTGAAGCAGTTCAACCTGATGAGGATGCTGATTCCAGGCAGGGTGGGTGCCATACGCCGTGCATAAGTTATAGGGTTCTACACTGATCTTTCTAAAAGCAAAATCTATCCTCCAAGATAAAAAAAGTCTAATCTATTTTGCAGGCTCAAAACTTCCCTCACTGTATAATTcacaaatattataaagaatGTAACGATAACAGAATGTgatgataaaaatgtttagaaactgagataaaaaaagaaaaggccATAAATAAATTGCAATTAAAGTATAATTTAAAAATGGACTTACACAagatttttgtagattttatcagaaagtatcagtacttttttattatttttggttgtttttgaTGTATTGGATGATCCGATTGCCAGGattatttcaagatttaaattgataaaatttgattgctattaaaacactcagatcaagatcactgctactactactactactactactactactactactactactactactaatactactattactactactactactactactactattactactactactactattactactatcacaactactattactactactactactactactattactactactattactactactactactattactactatcacaactactattactactactactactactattactactactattactactactactactattactactactactaatactactactactactactattactactactattactactatcacaactactattactactactactattactacttttactactactactactactattactactactacaactattGCAAAGAGACCTACAGAACAGAGACgggtaatgcttcaacttgaacataatagctgatatcaactattgcaatgatagcaactatgcAAGGATGCCATTTTGCATGTTATTTcctttgagcattttaatcaccatcaagttttatctattttattgattttaatcttgaaacatcctgccaatcagatcacctcaaacagcaaaaacaatcgcaaatgacataaaaataccgatactttctgataaaatctccACAAGTTTTGTGCAAGTACATCTTCAACTCTTTAAGTGCCGAAACCAACAATGTCGTTATAAGAGACTTGTCCCAGCGTATTAATTTCATGAAACCCCAAATGTGTAGTGCATACGTATATGTATTTAAAGATTACAGGAGAAGCTTACTCCAAGATATTCCTTTTCAGTATGTGATGTAGAATCAAAGGTGTGAACTGCTCCATCTTTATGGCAGCACACTAGTATAAAATTTGATGTTCAACTTTCAGAAAAACTTATGCCCATCATAAGATGACTATTCAAAACAACGTTATAGgtaatgaatatatattttaaggTTTAGCAGCAAATGTTGCTGCCCTCCCTCCTGAGGATGATTTTGAAACGATGGAAGAAGAGCTGCAAGAAGAATTTGATGATGGTCTGTCAGATAGAGACAACCCGCTGACCTCCAGCTGCGAAGAAGAAGAGGATGACGAAGAAAAGAAAAAGTACTCAAAACTTGAGGAAGACTTGGGAATGAATGAAAATATAGATCAAGAAATTCTTGACGATAACGAAGTACACAACCGAGGACATTTCGGAAGTAAATATGCAACCAACATCTTTTCACTGAAATGTTTACATTTATTATCACGACTTTATCTACAGTTTATTTGGCAGTTTTAGTTGTATTAATAGTGATAATCTTTTTTGAACCAAgactaaaaaattgttaaaaataattagctatttttatttcatttttttgttagcGAACAATGAACGCACATCTGAAAGTCAGCCATTTGATGCAAAcaattatgaaaaaaaacattgaaaataattatttgtttactATAGCTAGCCAAAATAAATTTGCAACACTGTAGTAGACATTGGAGTGAGAAGTGAGCACAACATTGCCCTGCCCAACTACTTTTTAATCTGCCAATTGTGTGAGAAATACCCTTCAAAtcttaaaacattgtttttccttttttattgaAAAGCCTAAATGTTATGTTAAACAATCCAACAACAGATTTATTTGGTAAGCAAACTTTTTAATAACCTTGCTATTATTTAAGTTTTTTGACCTAACTTCATCATTGGCTTTGAATCTCAGGCTCTGCTGGGTGcctaaagcaaaaatatttctccACTTTAGTTTTGTGTTGTGTTTGACCTTCCGTTTGACCCTAGATAGAGAAGCATTTAAGCTCAGCAGAGTTTAATTTTATCACTTTATTTTAGTTCATTTAGAAAGCCAAACTTACAGCGAGCCCTATATTGACATTAGTTTTTATGATCATGGGTTGACAACTCTAAAAGTAGGACACTGAGATTGTGCATGTAGATAGTAGTTTCAAGAGTTGGTGAGAATTATTTTGCAACAAATCTTATTCTGTCTTAGCTCACCAAACAACGAGGAGATGCAAAGATTGTGGGAGTTTGAATACGGAGGAAGTGATACACAGCAAAGAAGAGGGAAGGTCAAAAATACATAAGATACCTGAATGACATGTCACACATTAGCAGCAGTTCAATGGAGCAAGATTGGTACTTGCAGTTGATTGCTTTTGTGAGGGACGATGAGGAATTATCAGCAGGAGTCATCCTCTTTTTTCTAAAAAGAAGACTACTCTACAGATGACTTGATTGAAATGAAACAACATGTTAGCTAGAAAAATCTAGAAAGGAAAATGTAGTAGTTTTCTACTTACATATGGCGATACTTTCACGGAGCCATGAGAACATGTGTACATAATGTGTACATATACTCTTACAAaggtgtatgtacatgtaagtgctATATGCCAAAGGTCATCAATCCTGCCAACTGAAATAAGAAGTAGGTTCATTTGTCAAAGAGTGAACTGCTAACACTCCATATTCTTTCATAAAGATGTGTAAAGAAACCGGATTAATTGGTGGACCAGAACTGCAttttgtctacagaaaaacaAAGGTTTAGCTTTACAGAAGATTTCACCCATCAgaagtaaaaaaataacaaaaaacaaatattatagCCATTTATAAACAACATCGTTTGGAAAACCTTTCTGTTTGAATAAAAAttgttgccaataaagtaatatatatataataatacatatataatagtatatacttatatatatgatatgtattATTTACGGcatgtaaatatttaaaaactactTTACAGATGACGTGACTAAAGTTAATTCGAAGAACATGTTTGTTAGAAAACcaacatatatatagtatatatattgcatttatatatataaatcttaaagtgtCTCATCGCTTGGTGTCTGTCTAGTTAAAGTGATTAAAGTCTAGTAATGAAAAGTCCAtatcgcaaaagatttgatttCAGAATCTTTAGTTCAAAAGGAGACAGGATATCTCATTAAGCTACGCAAGATGCAATGGGttcattgggcaatatgagTAATTATCTGAGTTGAAATACACCTAGCGACTCTGTGTTACacacaacgtcactaaagcttgctctcacggttcttattagtaagtttagcaatactagcttactcaaattagccattggcaactacattaccttccactataattttatatgaagttttgtaatacctgtgcaatatgtatatatacatattttttaatacctatatttatatatgtttcatattatatatttttcatagtttcagcaaatagcatatcagtgtctttgttattttgacgtattAAACTCACCAGCGACCAAAATTGAATACATGCCGTATAGAGTGGACGAAAAACATCATGCCCTATATCAGACGGcaaaaaaactgcaaaacaGGGATGACATAAGCTGAGAatgcactatatatatatatatatatatatatatatatatatatatatatatatatatactgtatatatatatatatataaattgtttcctcaccccggataccccgtatgggtggtaatttctgctctaactcgggtctcctaccagagacctgagagtttgagcactcgcctcaagatcttagctgttcccaatagcgcacttttctgcaactcacttgagttgattgctgttggtatttgggcaagccacattttatgcgccggtgttattgcgcccagtgccccaatgactattgggattacagttgttcttacattccagcatttttcgatctcttctccaagagggagatatttctctaccttttctttttctttgctggctatattgtagtcattgggtactgctatatctattatagtagcccttttgttctccttgtctaccaccactatatctggttggtttgctaggacatgcttgtcagttcggatgtagaagtcccagaggatcttagcctggtcattttcattgaccgtaccaggagcttcccaccagtgttgtggtttattatggtcatactcatcacatagacttctatacacaacacctgcgacctgattatgccactcagtgtatgcatttcctgctagctgcttgcatccactgatgatgtgttggatggtctccaacacatcatcagtggatatatatgtaacatatatagtggataacatatatatatatatatatatatatgtatatatatatatatgttatatatatatatgttatatatctatatatatatatatatatatatatatatatatatatatatatatatatatatatatatatatatatatatagagccagctcaatgccaagaaccaagtcatggcaacaaatacctacgcactgccagtaataaaatatccagcaggcataataaagtagactgaggaagccatcaaagaaacagatatagcaactcgtaaactgctgaccatgcatggagcactccacccaaaatctgatactactagattgtatcttgataggaaagatggcggtaggggactcaaaagtgtacagcagacattGAAAttggaggagcaaagcatcaaagcatatgcagcctccatggccatttcagataagttgctagctgaatttcaatcagctgctcttacaacggacctacgccctgatgatgaggaaattgactggcacacgaaaccttttcatggtgcttaccaccaacaaatatctaagattgtcgatcttcaccagacatatatgtggctgaacaaaggagacctaatggccaatacaatGTCGTTAATCATGGCAGCACAGGAGCAAGtactcccaacaaggcaactccaaacgaaaatctatcacattagagacgatcctagatgcagactatgcaaagatgcacctgagaccatccaacacatcatcagtggatgcaagcagctagcaggaaacgcatacactgagcggcataatcatgtcgcaggtgttgtgtatagaagtctatgtgatgagtatggccttaataaaccacaacactggtgggaagctcctggtaaggtcaatgaaaatgaccgcgctaagatcttctgggacttctacatccgaactgacaagcatgtcctagcaaaccaaccagatatagtggtggtagacaaggagaacaagagggctactagtTTTTCAAGACAGGCTATAACAAAACAAACTAACTAGCCATTACTTATTAttcattttacatttaaatacacttgcagttgttttacttgtctcttaatttatttgaactccacaaaacattttactcatatgaagtttaaacGTTGGAATAGTAAAGGTtgtatatggtaaataaaaataaattttttgttcaaagaaGTTTTTATTACCACCAGCTCTCTAGCTAGTGTATATttgaacatttatatatattatttatatatattgttttattagaaAGAAAGCAATAAAGAAACTACTTCATACTGATCTGTTGTCACCTGTTGCTCTTTTGGCTGGGCGGCCGTTAGATAACACATTTGAGGATTTCAGAAAAACACATTCAAACTAGTTGCCTGGTAATGTGCTCAAATCTCTACAGACTACCTTCGCTACCAATTCGCTGTTGTCATAGTTTTCTCACAACTGTGTACAAACTTTTGGAATCAGTGTTGTGTTTGACCGAGGAACACTTTAGCTCTGTTCAGAGCTTAACTTTATTTAGAATCCAATCTATTTTACAGCTCAAAGCCTTCGCGGTTTGCTTTCAATGTGCAAAGTTCTCTAATCTTTTGCTactttctgtttatattttacatttcaCAGTCTGATCTTTCTGATTAttctagttttttaaaattaaacgaAATATTTAAGATAGTAAAGAAATAATTCTACTTGCCAGTTATTGGGCAGCGCAAGCTAAAATTTATGGGCTACTAAAGTTTGATTGCATTTTTGATTACGATAGTTTTAGTTGTCAAGTTTAAGTCACTCACAGAGTGATTGATTCCTCTTTACAGATTCCAAATGACTCACATTAACAAACTCTGACTGACTCACACTTACATACTCTGAATGACGAACTCTTACAGGTGCTAATGACTCACAATTATGTgcgtatgtatgtctgtatgtgtgtgtctgtgtgtgagtGTGCGCGCATGTGTATGTGTTTAAGTGTATGTGCGCATGCATGTGCTTGTTTGTGTAAGTGCGTGTAGGCGTGTAAGTTGCTCAAAGGTGTTAAGATGCGTGAAAAAGTGTATGCATGTGTCAAAgaggtgtgtgtggtgtgtgtgtggtgtgtgtgcgtgcgtgcatgcgtgcgtgtgtgcgtgtgtgcgtgtgtgtgtgcacatgtgtgtgtgtgggtgtgtgtgtgtgagcaaGTGTGCTAGTGGTTGTGTGTGTAAGTATTGTCATGTTTATATAGCCTAATTGTAGTAAGGTAagtttatatttgtatttatatgtctatttttatatgtCAGAAAGTTCTGAGTTTGCATATTCAATGTAGACTTCTCTCTCACACTGAATATCAGTATAACTGAAGAACCTGCACACGTGTTTGTCTACATTCTTGATACTACCTACACAATTATTACGTACTTTTTACTGTTGAATCTGTTGGAATGTAGTTCGCATGTTTTCTAATATCATGTAGTGTATAATTCTATTCATGTTTATTGCGAGTCAGACTATAGATACTGAGATAGATTATAATCACCAGTTAATGCCTTTGAAATCCATTCTATATTTGGAGACAATTTAGTACAGTAATATATTTGAACAACTTtacaaatgttaaaaattacTAGGCGAGCTcagtaattttttaaaaattgtaacactagatttaaaaaatattaaacctGTCTAACTAAGCTGACTGTTCTCAAAATTTGACATATCTAATGACATTTCAGAATTTTGCCCTAAACTTCATTTCTGTTGTCTTCATCGATTCGCCATAGCCTTTAAATGAATGCCAATTGATCCCATCGGCAAAGGAGCTGTGAGTTCCATTCAGATAGTCACCATTTAAGTTGGCATGATGACATGCTTTGTACCACCAGGCTCCATGGTATCTTATAGCGCAGTTGTTACCCCATGTATCATTGTCTACATCTCTAGTTGTAAACTTTTGTCCATTAGATTGTGCAGTCAGACTATCCCCTTGATTCAAAAGAACACAAACTCtgactatatacagtatatatgattattattattatatatgattcaaactattatttaaacataaactaACATCTGAGGTAAGCATGTAACAGTTCCATGTAAGGCCTAAAACAATATATGATTTGTTAAAGTATGTTGTTGTTTTTGCAGAATACAGTTTACTCTAAAAATTACTTCTTGCATAATGCAAAAAACTAAACTCTAAGAGCAATAATTAGATATTTTACTACACTGAATTACCCTTTCTCTTTGAATTTGTTCTAAGTTTCATTAATAAATTCATTTAGCTTTAAGCCCTCCATTTATGATTACTAAATATtgatttctattttttattcaGTACTGTAAAAAACTAAcagaaattttaaaacaataagaAAATTTACAGCccttataaaaaggtttagaacATGTATTGAAAACTTTTCAAGATGGattaacttataaattttgtgCTAAAAAACAAGGatatattatttttgtgttattGCAAGCAATTATATCTATAGCTGACAAATGATCTCACTCGCAATTTCTGTACAAGTAATGACCCAAGTAATTTTGTTAACAGTTTGGGGAAAgttaagacaactccaacataaaGATTCTTcaattgtataaaagttttataatcaaagtaatctttttttgaaataaGACCAACAACTCACTTATATACGGTCAGTTATGTGGTCAGTTAGACTATGATTTACCTGCCTCTCCACTGTATTCAGACACAGTGAGGGTGTAGTGACTAGACTCCTCACTCACACTGAATACGCCATAGGCAGCGTGGGCTCTCTCATTGTCTACAGTTTCTAAATCCACCCTCAACTCATTGGTATCATGTGCATTCAACAGCTCCACCAAGTTCTCATTGCCAAGCCAATGTTCTCCATTAACATCACCGAAACCAAGTTTGTAGTTCTGCCAATTTCTGTAGAAGTCTACAGAGCCATCCATTCGTCTCTGAAAAACCTGAAGAAGAAGAAATTATTATTCTAATATACTAgtcatcatttttgtcaaatcagtaaaaaataaaaaggacacTGTTCGTTTTAAAGATACAGACTTTTCTATCATTAGGCTGTACAGCATGATGAGGGGAAAAGATGCATCATTGAAACCGACAGCTAAAACTTGGGTACACACTTTGCTTCAAACTAATTATGTTTACTTACAGGCTTGTGTTGAGCATTCCTTATTAGCTTCACATATACTTAAGTAGTTAGCTTTTTGATAGTGATTTACACTAACAGTAtgtacatattttttatatttatgcatacatttatacataaaaataactagagtgttggaataggttaaagTTACTTATTCTTTTCAAGGTCGATATTTTTCTCTGGAGTCATGACAGGTCTGTTTTATGTTTCTGTCTGTTTCTGCATGAAACTACATTATTGTGCAgaaacacaatataatatattattatatagatattatatattatctatat of the Watersipora subatra chromosome 4, tzWatSuba1.1, whole genome shotgun sequence genome contains:
- the LOC137393085 gene encoding fibrinogen C domain-containing protein 1-B-like isoform X1, whose product is MEHLPWTLVIIFAVSFAVEATTDCSDSSKEYCHEFLVSGGLPKTCMDLRCKEFTRSGVYTVYPRGRAEYSLEVYCDQTTDSGGWTVFQRRMDGSVDFYRNWQNYKLGFGDVNGEHWLGNENLVELLNAHDTNELRVDLETVDNERAHAAYGVFSVSEESSHYTLTVSEYSGEAGDSLTAQSNGQKFTTRDVDNDTWGNNCAIRYHGAWWYKACHHANLNGDYLNGTHSSFADGINWHSFKGYGESMKTTEMKFRAKF
- the LOC137393085 gene encoding fibrinogen C domain-containing protein 1-B-like isoform X2, producing the protein MEHLPWTLVIIFAVSFAVEATTDEYCHEFLVSGGLPKTCMDLRCKEFTRSGVYTVYPRGRAEYSLEVYCDQTTDSGGWTVFQRRMDGSVDFYRNWQNYKLGFGDVNGEHWLGNENLVELLNAHDTNELRVDLETVDNERAHAAYGVFSVSEESSHYTLTVSEYSGEAGDSLTAQSNGQKFTTRDVDNDTWGNNCAIRYHGAWWYKACHHANLNGDYLNGTHSSFADGINWHSFKGYGESMKTTEMKFRAKF